One stretch of uncultured Desulfovibrio sp. DNA includes these proteins:
- a CDS encoding pimeloyl-ACP methyl esterase BioG family protein — MNIDFLRRAGCPTLELFFAGWGMDSRPFAWAADSPHTAHCDFAVCYDYTNMTLDADALRPYSGVRVRAWSLGVYAASLVLPGLQCAVSRAIAINGTLTPVDDSLGIPMAVYDATLENLSAESVERFNRRMCGAHRAVFEARRSPHSLARGVDSLLAELKHIKECAAYKDRAQFTDWDMAILSKKDRIFPIANMRKAWSAIPVLELDEPHYLPDIPFVPVELP; from the coding sequence ATGAATATTGATTTTCTGCGGCGCGCCGGTTGTCCGACCCTGGAACTGTTTTTTGCCGGGTGGGGCATGGACAGTCGCCCCTTTGCCTGGGCTGCGGATTCGCCGCACACGGCGCACTGCGATTTTGCCGTGTGCTACGACTATACCAATATGACGCTGGATGCGGATGCTCTGCGTCCTTACAGCGGGGTACGGGTGCGGGCATGGTCGCTTGGCGTGTACGCGGCATCCCTGGTCTTGCCGGGCTTGCAGTGCGCTGTGAGCCGCGCCATAGCCATTAACGGAACGCTCACGCCTGTTGATGATAGCCTTGGCATACCAATGGCGGTCTATGATGCCACGCTTGAAAACCTTTCCGCCGAAAGCGTGGAACGGTTCAACAGGCGTATGTGCGGCGCGCACCGGGCAGTGTTTGAAGCGCGCAGATCACCGCACAGTTTGGCACGCGGTGTGGATTCTCTGCTGGCGGAGCTGAAGCATATCAAGGAATGCGCTGCCTACAAGGACAGAGCGCAGTTTACTGATTGGGACATGGCAATTCTGAGCAAAAAAGACAGGATATTCCCCATTGCAAACATGCGTAAAGCCTGGTCTGCAATCCCGGTGCTGGAGCTGGACGAGCCGCACTATCTGCCGGATATTCCTTTTGTACCTGTAGAACTGCCATGA
- the bioC gene encoding malonyl-ACP O-methyltransferase BioC, with protein MSASFVRRRFSAASASYDAEAQAQRQIASHLWALAAPHIPSGAAILEIGAGTGMLTQHILSAQPKNLTVNDLYTSPQVQTLTQQRPDVLSVREGDAETLDFCGPFDAICSASTVQWFAEIKGFLRRCAQYLPKGGLLAFSSFLPGNLHEVAELTGVGLDYADAATLQNYLEQDFNLVAMEQGEITLDFASPHDVLLHLRHTGVTGIRSVGWNKRRYLEFVDGYISRYGTGQGVRLTYRPVYVLAASKGNLCRNL; from the coding sequence ATGAGTGCTTCATTTGTCAGGCGGCGCTTCAGCGCTGCTTCCGCAAGTTATGATGCTGAGGCTCAGGCCCAGCGGCAGATTGCTTCGCACCTCTGGGCGCTTGCTGCGCCGCACATTCCAAGTGGTGCAGCCATACTGGAAATAGGCGCGGGTACGGGCATGCTGACGCAGCATATCCTGAGCGCGCAGCCCAAAAACCTCACTGTCAATGATCTTTATACCAGCCCGCAAGTGCAGACCCTCACGCAGCAACGGCCAGACGTGCTTTCCGTGCGCGAGGGGGATGCGGAAACGCTGGACTTCTGCGGCCCGTTTGATGCCATTTGCAGTGCCTCAACCGTGCAGTGGTTTGCGGAGATCAAAGGTTTTTTGCGCCGTTGCGCCCAGTATCTGCCCAAGGGTGGGCTACTGGCCTTCAGCAGTTTTTTGCCTGGCAACCTGCACGAAGTTGCGGAGCTGACGGGTGTTGGGCTGGACTATGCTGATGCTGCCACCCTGCAAAACTATCTTGAGCAGGATTTTAATCTGGTTGCAATGGAGCAGGGCGAAATCACGCTGGATTTTGCCAGTCCACATGACGTGCTGCTGCACCTCAGGCATACTGGCGTAACAGGCATCAGGTCTGTGGGTTGGAACAAACGCAGATATCTTGAGTTTGTTGACGGTTACATTTCCCGCTACGGCACAGGGCAGGGCGTCAGGCTGACATATCGGCCTGTGTATGTTCTTGCTGCAAGCAAGGGGAATCTTTGCCGCAACCTGTAG